TGGTGTTCATCTTATGCTTTATAAACTCGAAACATACTGTGCATACTCGGTGTAGGTATATCATGGCTGAGTGCTATTCTTTCTCTACAAATTTGTGCTCTCTAACTAAGGAAGGCGAAGAAGATCATCGGAAAATCTATCAGTACTTCACTGACTTGGTCTCTACCTTTTCATGCGAACCTGGCGTCTCTAGCCTTCTACTTTATCGGTACAACGGTTGGTATGCAAGCCTACCTCCGATGGTCGGCGTAATGGCTGCCGGACGCCACTTCAAAGCTCAGCCCTCCAACGTGCTCCTCGCCACACTACCAAAATCCGACACCACGTGGCTCAAATCCCTCCTTTTCGCCACCGTACACAGCATGTTGTACCCTGTCGATGACAACTCTTGCCACCCTTTTACTTTCCACAACCCCCACGAATGCGTCCCGTTCCTTGAGTACCAAGTTTACGTCGACAATCAGATCCCTAACTTGGATGCGATTCCTTCGCCGAGGCTCTTCGCCACACACATGCCCTTTCAGTTGCTTCCGAAGAGCATGACCGACTCTAGTTGTCGCATAGTTTACTTATCCCGCGACCCTACGGATAACTTTACTTCC
This genomic window from Ananas comosus cultivar F153 linkage group 3, ASM154086v1, whole genome shotgun sequence contains:
- the LOC109707799 gene encoding cytosolic sulfotransferase 14-like encodes the protein MAECYSFSTNLCSLTKEGEEDHRKIYQYFTDLVSTFSCEPGVSSLLLYRYNGWYASLPPMVGVMAAGRHFKAQPSNVLLATLPKSDTTWLKSLLFATVHSMLYPVDDNSCHPFTFHNPHECVPFLEYQVYVDNQIPNLDAIPSPRLFATHMPFQLLPKSMTDSSCRIVYLSRDPTDNFTSFFTSVWHFSNNLREKEKIEPWSLDEAVDYFCNGVSPFGLYWDHLLGYWTAQSEQPEKVLFLKYEEMRKDPSGNVKKLAEFVGNLFTPEKEEGGIIDGIIKLCGFESLRDLEVNKSGKTELVFGSVENSLFFRHRVAGGLVNYLTSEMARRIDQTTESKLKGHRLTFS